The following proteins are encoded in a genomic region of Mycobacterium sp. 155:
- the ygiD gene encoding 4,5-DOPA dioxygenase extradiol produces the protein MPAAFIGHGSPMNAIESNRYTTAWRDFGRSVPRPRAILVVSAHWYINATVVTAMPRPRTIHDFYGFPRELFDVRYPAPGLPELAEEISDTVRPTWVGADVDSWGIDHGTWSVLVHAFPDASIPVVQLAINANEPADYHLELGARLAPLRERGVLVLASGNIVHNLAGMDAARPDDGYDWAQRFDDAAREQVLNSPADILTLDAHRDYPLAVPTPDHFIPFLYFAGISSATNTPAEVLTSGYTFGSLSMTAYTLR, from the coding sequence ATGCCGGCGGCGTTCATCGGACACGGCAGCCCGATGAACGCCATCGAGTCCAACCGGTACACCACCGCATGGCGCGACTTCGGCCGGTCAGTGCCACGGCCACGGGCCATTCTGGTGGTCAGCGCCCACTGGTACATCAATGCCACCGTGGTCACGGCGATGCCGCGGCCGCGCACCATCCACGATTTCTACGGGTTCCCGCGCGAGCTGTTCGATGTCCGGTACCCGGCGCCCGGACTGCCCGAGCTCGCTGAGGAGATCAGCGATACGGTGCGCCCGACCTGGGTGGGCGCCGATGTGGACAGCTGGGGCATCGACCACGGGACCTGGTCGGTACTCGTGCACGCGTTCCCCGACGCATCGATCCCGGTGGTGCAGTTGGCCATCAACGCCAACGAACCGGCCGACTACCACCTGGAACTCGGGGCCAGGCTGGCGCCGCTGCGCGAGCGTGGCGTGCTGGTGCTGGCCAGCGGCAACATCGTGCATAACCTGGCAGGCATGGACGCCGCGCGTCCCGACGATGGATACGACTGGGCTCAGCGGTTCGACGATGCCGCCCGCGAGCAAGTGCTCAACTCCCCCGCCGACATCCTCACCCTCGATGCCCACCGGGACTATCCACTGGCCGTCCCGACCCCCGATCACTTCATCCCGTTCCTGTACTTCGCCGGAATCTCCTCTGCCACAAACACTCCCGCCGAGGTACTGACCAGCGGCTACACCTTCGGATCGCTGTCCATGACGGCATACACGCTGCGCTGA
- a CDS encoding EVE domain-containing protein, giving the protein MTYWINTVSRDHVARAVAGGFTQANHGKPHMLRKMARGDWIVFYSPRTTFPDGPPLQAFTALGQVSDDVPYQAEVTPDFHPWRRAMDFLACNETPIRPLIENLDFVEDKKRWGYRFRLGVFEIDQHDFDVIRSAMSPP; this is encoded by the coding sequence ATGACGTACTGGATCAACACCGTCAGCCGTGACCACGTCGCACGCGCTGTGGCCGGCGGCTTCACGCAGGCCAACCACGGCAAGCCCCACATGCTGCGCAAGATGGCGCGCGGGGACTGGATCGTCTTCTACTCGCCGCGGACTACTTTCCCGGACGGTCCACCGCTGCAGGCGTTCACCGCACTCGGCCAGGTCAGCGACGACGTGCCGTACCAGGCCGAAGTGACGCCGGATTTCCACCCGTGGCGGCGGGCGATGGATTTCCTGGCCTGCAACGAAACCCCGATCCGGCCACTGATCGAGAATCTTGATTTCGTGGAAGACAAGAAGCGTTGGGGATACCGGTTCCGGCTCGGCGTTTTCGAGATCGATCAGCATGATTTCGACGTCATCCGCTCGGCGATGAGCCCACCGTGA